The nucleotide window AAGCTCTGTGCAATTATCGAACATTTTCTCTAATTCCACAGATAGCTGTGCCCCGCCACTCTGTGGGAGTCGTGATTGGCCGAAGCGGGGAGATGATCAAGAAGATCCAGAGCGATGCTGGAGTGAAGATACAGTTTAAACAAGGTGAGCTAAAGTGCATCataaatcattacatttcataCATAAAATTACAACTTTACTATCCTATTGGACTGCCAAGTAGTGTTTATGTAGGGATGAGAATGATTGTGTATCATccactttaaataaaatattttaaaatatgttgcaaTGGCTTTATAGTGAAACAGGCTCATTTTAGTTGTCAGGAGTCAtttacagtttgttgtttttttccttccctcaaATGTTTAACATGTACAAACCTGTAAAACATAAGgtaacataaaatgtaaaatcacactttttttggTCAGGAACAGTAACTTCCTGAAGTTTTTCTTCACTGAGATTTGCAGGACTCCATATCAGCGTCATAATTACtgtacagatatgagagtgatACTTCCCAAAATTAAACCATTTCTTTAAGTAAAATTCTTTATAAATCAGTCAGTTGGACTGTTTGGTATGGAAatacctctctctccctccattttattgttttactttttgttcTCAGTTCCCACAATGgcatgtcttgttttttccttGCAGATGATGGTACAGGTCCTGATAAAATTGCCCATATTATGGGTCCACCAGACCAGTGTCAGCACGCTGCCTCAATCATCACTGACCTACTACAGAGTATCCGCGCCCGAGAGGAGGGTGGACAGGGGGTAGGTACAGACTGGAGGGGCAGACACTTGATTTCTTTcaagtgttgttgttgttgttgaagcaCCTGTGTTGACAACAGAGCACAGAAACGGAGCTTTGCTATTGACCACTTTAACCTGATGTGTGATGCATTTCCTCCCTAGGGCCCCCCTGGACCCCCTGGTGCAGGGATGCCACCTGGTGGACGAGGACGGGGCAGAGGCCAGGGGAACTGGGGTCCTCCAGGAGGAGAAATGACCTTCTCCATTCCTGCTCACAAATGTGGGCTTGTAATCGGCAGAGGAGGGGAGAACGTCAAGTCCATTAACCAACAGACCGGCGCGTTTGTGGAGATATCCCGCCAGCCCCCGCCAAACGGAGACCCCAACTTCAAACTGTTCACCATCCGAGGGTCACCGCAACAGATTGACCACGCAAAGCAGCTTATAGAAGAGAAGATTGAGGTACAATTAAGTGACACATGGAGGAGAGAAGGACTACACTGTCTCATGTTGGGTTCACCTCCTACATATCAGTGACcgggaaaaaaaatgttttttttgttttgtttttttctaggGTCCATTGTGTCCCGTGGGTGGTAGTCCTGGTCCAGGAGGCCCCGGTGGTCCTATGGGTCCCTATAATCCCAATCCTTATAATGCAGGGCCTCCTGGTGGTGCTCCCCAGTAAGTACAACCGACAAAAAAAACCTTGGATGCAGAAATAGTGAATTGTCCCTCAGAGGGGACAGCTTCATATAAACAAGCACTTAAACTGTCCTCTCCTTCTTTAGTGGAGCTGCACCTGGTGGTCCCCAATTCTGTCCTCAGGGTTGGGGGAACACCTACCAACAGTGGCAAGCCCCAGGACAACATGACCCCAGTgggtaccttttttttttttttccttttttttttttttttttttgaatattgAAGGTCTAAAAATTCATTCATTGTTATTTTTCCCCACTCATTAGGTAAGGCAGCAGCAGCCGCTGACCCAAACGCAGCATGGGCAGCCTACTATGCACAATACTACGGCCAGCAGCCAGGGGGCGCCATGGCGGCCCAGAATCCAGGagctcctgcagcagcagcaccaggaGACCAGAGCCAAGCAGCGCAGGCTTCTGGGGGCCAGCCGGACTACACAAAGGCTTGGGAGGAATACTACAAGAAGATGGGCATGAGTAAGTGGGACCTTTGGACACCCAGTTTTGTCAGAATGTATTTGGGTAAATTGTGAGCTTTGAATTACAAGTCTGAGTGTCAGCATTTTGAAATCACAGATTAAACAGTTGAGCAGTGAAATGTATCAAAACCACTTTTAAACCTACACAATCTTTTACCAAGAGGACAGTAATTAtctgcaaaatgaaatgaagttaAAGGtgcattttgtgtgtatgttgtgcTTTTTCAGACCAGCCTGCTGGAGGGGCAGCAGCTGCTCCAGGTGCAGCCGCagcacaagcagcagcagcacaagcagcagcagcaggtggaggATCTGCAGCCGGAGGCCAACAGGATTACAGCGCAGCCTGGGCTGAGTACTACAGACAGCAGGCTGCCTATTATGGACAGGGAGGGCAGGCGCCTGGACAGGCAGCTGCTCCACAGCAGGGACAACAGGTACCACAAGCATGACTACACATAAGTAGTGTCTGAAATTAACTTTGTCGTTCTACTGGTGAAACTGGCTTATAGAAATGTTTCACCACACAGATTGCAGTTGTAATTTGATACTTGCTCACTCACATAGTGAGATAATTGTCACTTTTCTTTACAAAGCAGTGAGTGAATTATATTAACCCTGTGATTTCTCATTTTAGGCCCAGTAAAGAAGTGTTTCAGTCTGCTGGACGGTTGTGACGGCTCTCTGGacttattctctttttttgttttgttttattttgttttgttttttcccctgtcaAGAAATTTCCATTTTGGCTTTAACAATGCAAGAGCACGGTTCACTCATCCACTCTGACATTTTCTATTTCAACCTtgtacttgtgtgttttttaaagtcaaaattgaagaaaggaaaagaaaaagggaacgCATTTTTCTCATGCATTGGACAAAGCACTAAATAACTACTTGGGTTACTATTCAGTTTGCTTCTTCCCCTCACCTACACCTTGTAATAAATctgatacttttttaaaaatgtgaaataagcATCTTTGGTTGCAAGCTAGCATAACCGCATCCCCACAATGATTCACGTTTAAGTAGTTTTTCTCCCCTTCAGTTTCCTGAGGGTAAAACAGTGCAGTATTTTGAATATATCCAGAAATTATGTTTGtaagaacaaaagcaaaatatttagggttgggttttttttcttcttgttcttggtactttttaaccttttttttttttctttttttttttttttaacattcccAGTGTTTAAGTTGCAGGTGTATTTCTTCCTGCAGTCATGATTtctgatttttaattttattcattgtaattattttctctaaggagggttgtgtgtgtgtgtgtctgtatacaGTGTATGCTACTGAACAGAAAAACGTGTGTGTTGGCTGTAATAAGGCACTGTCTGtcccacagtgtgtgtgttagtgccCTCTGATTATTTCTacaactttgttgttgttggacttttttttgttcctataggttctgtcatattttttttaatgttatttttttacagcttgtttttaaatacttaagaataaaaacattcaaatctaCCAGTTTCTTGTGTGGTCACCATGAGCATTGTGTCTAAGAGTTTTTCCCCGTTTTAGACTAAAGCCCCATCAAATAAAACTTCTTGTTCCACTTTTTATATCGAATGTGACTCAGATATATTTACAGTGTGGTCCAAACATTTTCGACCCCACTGTATATAACTCTTACCTGAATGTTTAGCGATGTCCTCCCCCTGGATGTCCCctcttgttttggtttttgccCGGTGTCTTCTCCGGTCCGTGAGGCGGTCTCACGCCGCCTTGCGGACCAATCAGGACGGCTGTGAGAGCAACGGGAGACAACCGTTCAGTGGGAGATGGCGCCCAGCTCGAAATCAGAAAAGGACGATGGCAAACACAAAGCGCAAAGAAAACATAAAGACCATGTCGTGAAGCTCCTCATGCGGGGGAAGGTAGGCAAAAACAAAGTACAAGATGTGAGGCAGAAAACATGAACAGATGGCCTCAGACACCGCTTGTTGAGACCCAGGCTCCTTGTTCAGGAGCTTCTGAGGCTAGCTGCTAACTAGCTCGACGGCTAACTAAAAGCTAACGGCAGGCAGGTCGCTAATTAGCTAATGCTACAAAGTATGAAAGTATTTCCGTTTTTCCCGCTTTCTAGCAATGTCTATCGGTGTGTCTCTTAGTTTGGTTTGCTTATATGCCCGTAGTCATCTGAATGGTGTTAGCGCACTAACCACTAAAGCCAATGGTAAACATCCTTTTCATTAAGCCCAGTCCGGCGTTAGCTTTTGCTAAACGCAGCAGAGCCTTCCAGTATCTCTTACAGCTCATAAATGCAGCCTGAGTTTGCACCTTTACTCCACAGACAGCCGGTCTACTGTAACTGCTCAGGTGATGTCTTGTGTAGTGTGTATCCAGAGGCATCACAAGTGATTAAAGCTTGCAGTAATATTGCACATGATTTTTATcctacacacattttttatgtttcactTTCCACCATGTATGTGTTAATGAAGTTGTCTACATCTGTTCTCACTCTCTTGTCTTTTCTGCAGCTGTCAGGACAGTTTTCTCAGCGCCTATTCAGGAAGCTCCCACCTCGGGTGTGTGTCCCATTAAAGAACATTGTCAGCGAGGAGTTCCTGAGAGcagggtcagtgtgtgtgtgtgtgtgtgtgtgtgtgtgttaactaaaaaaatacagtagACTGAAATACTACTGGCCGAGCACACAGAGTTTTTCAAACCAAATGAGGTCTTTGGTGTGTGCATCAACATAGGTGGTGTTGTTAAAGTTTCCAGTAGGGATGCAGTAATCCAACATTTTCTCCCTCAGTTacacacatttcaataaatcaGGTTCTTTGCTGATGCAGAGTACAGAACCAATATcaatgcagcctttttttttcaattttgagATGTTCATACTTCATTGTGTGGAGCTCACTGGGACCATTTTTATGCAAGATGACAGGCCAGGGATTGCTGGATCATAAAAACACAGCGTCAGCGGCCCGCTATGACTGAATGAACGTAACTGATAGTGGAAACACTCCATTTTATACTGATACTGACTACAAAACTTAAATACGGAGCTGTCACATCACGCACGTCAGTATTGATCAAGCATACTGGATTGGTCCATCCCTCATTCACACTAAGAATTAATCATGTGATATTGTTCAACGAGGCATGTGGTACAGTGATGCATCACTATTTTGGTTGCAGACATATCTTTCTTGGCTTCACCAAATGCGGCCGCTACGTCCTGTCCTACACCAGCGACTGCGGAGAAGACGATGATTTCTCTTTCTATACTTATCATCTGTATTGGTGGGAGTTCAACCTGCACAGTAGACTCAAACAGGTAAAGGAGTTGATACTTGTTTGCTACCTGGAAATGTCACCATTGTCCTGTGTGGTTTAAAACTGGAGAAACTTGGTATGCAGTTGTTATCTTAGAGGAATAAACAATGTATGGATATCTGCGTCTTCCTTCTAGGTCCATCACGTGCGACTGTTTGCAGGCGAAGAAATCTACAGTGACCTGTACCTTACTGTGTGCGAGTGGCCAAATGACCACTCCAAAATAGTCATTTTTGGCTTCAAGTAAGAAATAATAAACAAGTATCAATCATGTGGAATTGATTACAACTCagataaaaatatgtaattgtaGTATGTTCCGTTGCTTATAAGTaattttgtgtgcatgtgtggttcAACCTGCCAGTACACGCAGTTCAAACTCGGTTCTGATGAACTTGATGATGAGTGATGAGAACAACAGAGACATCTACatcaccatcgcctccatgccTCCTCCTAAACCTTGCTCTGTCTGCTGCCCAGTTCCCTCAGCCACGACAATAcgcacaggtaaacacacacacaaccgcaCTCCTCTACCGACCTAACTGCCTCTGTCGCTCTCTCATCcgtcttctctgtctctcctcaggGAGTGGTGAGTGTCTGGAGCATGGCTATGTGCTCAACAGCAGGTACCAGGTGGTGTACCCGTTTCCTACTTTCCAGCCAGCATTCCAGCTGAAGAAGGACCAGGTCATCCTGTTAAACACTAGCTACTCTCTGGTGGCTTGCGGCATCTCACTCTGCCAAGGTAACACATACTGCTATATTAATAGCAGTATTAGCACATTTCTGTCATCtccttgtctgtttttttctgcctgCGGTTAGATcatgcaaaatatatttaaaatcagcGTAAGTAAGAATAGAATATCTGTGAGATTGTCCAATTATCAGGTTGATGTCATGTGGTCAGCATTAGCCTGTATTGCAGTTCTCTCTCTTCATATGTTTCTTGCAGGAAAGCAGGGTCAGTCGTCGCAGATCCTCTACACAAAGAGAGCAGCTCTGTCAAGTCAGGCTTCCGTGTCGCTCTCCCCCACCTCGTCAGCCTGCTCTTCGTCCTCACTACCTCAGGGATCTCCCGACAGCCGGCCGCCACCTAGCAGGCCCACTCCGTTACCCTCGTCTCCCAGCCAGTCGCAAGCGGCCGCCCGAGCCCGAGAGTTTGCGGCGGACCTCTTCAGGCGAGCCCAGGGAGgagcaggaaaagaaaaagaaggccAGGTAGAAAGGAGAACTGCAGACACTGGCGAAAAAGAGGCAGCGCAGACTTCAGCGGACAAAGCGACAAACTTAGAGACTCGGAGAGAGGAGCAGGACTGTAGAGAGAGGCGGGAGGAGGAAAGACGGACTAGTTTACCACAAGCGTCGACATCAGGTGGGAACCACAGTTTGCCGCCCAGCTCTGAACAAGTGATGTCTCCcgcctcgtcctcctcctcttccacctcatCGCCTTCGTCCCCTTCGACTCCGTCCTCATCCCAGGATGTCGGCCCCAGCGAGCCTGGATATGTCAATTACTCATGCCTGCACTATCGCCTCCAACAGCCAGGGGCAGCGGAGCAGAATACAGGAGGTGCAGCAGGTGAGAGAAGAGACACAGATTTAGAGAATAAAAAGTTTGAAAACATCAAGTTTTGAAGCTGCTGACTGGCATTTTCCCCCTTCATTTCTGTGCCTAGGTTATGAAGACGATAAAGTTCAGCTACCCTTCACAGTCACTGATCTCAAAGGACGGAACCTGCAGCTGGTCACCGAGCCACACGACGGGCAGGTGTGTGACAGGCTGGGAATATCATTACGTCAGCACATcagcacatcagcagcagcagcttaaGTCCTCTGTCTGTGTTGACACAGGACGCATTCAGTGTTAAGTTTTGGTCACCTGTGTCTCAGCAGCACTCAGAGAACTATAAAGAATCACTTTCTGTGAAGTGTGCAAAAAGTAGACTCAAAGAGCCTGATTTAccaagatcccaaatagtgggtattAAATTGcctgcacagtgcaatagatctcgtctcgtttgcgtgcgttttgcgggtgatctactaggAATAACTGCATAAATAAAAACgggcaacagggtggagacagcagtatttaaatgagggttttgcgtgtctttatggagagtttggacgagcagaaagctgcaagcgcaaaatgaaatgtgatcaggttctagtggaagaggttaacaaatatattgagttataacaaaaacaaatattaccagaaaaaccgacatatgggagagtatttgtgacgaagtcaatgctgttagtaaaaccaaaaatattccactccaaaatgatttacacaggtggaaaaactccgtcctgtgcgtattctgtcattgtgcctccgtctcctcctctctacagtgacaaaagtaatctgtgcgcagtgcgcagccagttaatacctgcccttcaaaaggtattatttatagacgcagttagcgtcagaaaaaataccttcaggtttggtaaatcacaatgcgcgtgctaaataacatatttgcattttctcctcctgtattttgcacactggggttgaaacgccccatattacatattcattatggcaaacgtactaaatggacagcgcgtactatcttgcacagttgaaagacgcaaacctcagtgcgctgcgttagtagaacagcttgcacattttttgcgggtaatgtcaagtttgcacacatttttacacacgcaaacctttagtaaatctgGCCCAAAGTGTAAAACTATGGTTCATATTGTGAACAATTGGCTACAAGTTTATAACATGAGAGGAATAGGAGCCGATATGCAGTCTGTGTTGACAACTGTGTGGCTTAAAATAGAAGAATATCTGTTTCGTCAAACACGCTTGTAACAGACGACTGTAGAACACAGCTGCAGAAGGGATCTGTGCAACAGATCAGGAGCTCTTCATCAGACAGAATCAGTGTGTGAGGATTGAGATGACCCAGTCTGAAATTCTGCCGGTTATGATGTGCTCCAGAGGGTCATTTAGAGCCTTGTGCTTTAATTACTGCTGTTTATGTATCTACAACCTCTAATATACAAACACCATTTTCAATATCACATGACTGTAACTACTTTATGAGCACGCATTAAAGATTGTGCTCTGGTTATTTCATTACTGTCCTTGAtccatttttagttttaattgtcAACAAAGCCTGCTCTCTCAGCCACCAGACCTGACACTGAAACAtaatttactgtttgtttgtgtttttactattaGTTGCTTTTAATtaagtgttttctctctttcagagtgtgtgtgtggagcagttGACTCTGGACTTTGAGTATCTTATCAACGAGGTGATTAGGAGCGACGCTGCCTGGGCCCCACAGTTCTGCTCCTTCAGTGACTATGATGTTGTGATATTAGAGGtcaatacatacacac belongs to Scomber scombrus chromosome 2, fScoSco1.1, whole genome shotgun sequence and includes:
- the khsrp gene encoding far upstream element-binding protein 2 isoform X3, which produces MTEEYRVPDGMVGLIIGRGGEQINKIQQDSGCKVQIAHDSAGLPDRSVSLTGSPDAIERAKALIDDIVSRGHESTNGQSGSMQEMIIPAGKAGLIIGKGGETIKQLQERAGVKMILIQDGSQPPNIDKPLRIIGDPYKVQQAKEMVNEILRERDHAGFGDRGDYGPRMGGGGGGGGNGGGGNGNGNGGGGGGIDIAVPRHSVGVVIGRSGEMIKKIQSDAGVKIQFKQDDGTGPDKIAHIMGPPDQCQHAASIITDLLQSIRAREEGGQGGPPGPPGAGMPPGGRGRGRGQGNWGPPGGEMTFSIPAHKCGLVIGRGGENVKSINQQTGAFVEISRQPPPNGDPNFKLFTIRGSPQQIDHAKQLIEEKIEGPLCPVGGSPGPGGPGGPMGPYNPNPYNAGPPGGAPHGAAPGGPQFCPQGWGNTYQQWQAPGQHDPSKAAAAADPNAAWAAYYAQYYGQQPGGAMAAQNPGAPAAAAPGDQSQAAQASGGQPDYTKAWEEYYKKMGMNQPAGGAAAAPGAAAAQAAAAQAAAAGGGSAAGGQQDYSAAWAEYYRQQAAYYGQGGQAPGQAAAPQQGQQAQ
- the khsrp gene encoding far upstream element-binding protein 2 isoform X2, which produces MSEYGALPTNGVGAGMKKDAFADAVERARQIAAKIGGDGVPIVSNNGGAENYPFASQKRSLEEADEPDAKKLASQSERDSGLSIEAQLAALSQQSVRPSTMTEEYRVPDGMVGLIIGRGGEQINKIQQDSGCKVQIAHDSAGLPDRSVSLTGSPDAIERAKALIDDIVSRGHESTNGQSGSMQEMIIPAGKAGLIIGKGGETIKQLQERAGVKMILIQDGSQPPNIDKPLRIIGDPYKVQQAKEMVNEILRERDHAGFGDRGDYGPRMGGGGGGGGNGGGGNGNGNGGGGGGIDIAVPRHSVGVVIGRSGEMIKKIQSDAGVKIQFKQDDGTGPDKIAHIMGPPDQCQHAASIITDLLQSIRAREEGGQGGPPGPPGAGMPPGGRGRGRGQGNWGPPGGEMTFSIPAHKCGLVIGRGGENVKSINQQTGAFVEISRQPPPNGDPNFKLFTIRGSPQQIDHAKQLIEEKIEGPLCPVGGSPGGAPHGAAPGGPQFCPQGWGNTYQQWQAPGQHDPSKAAAAADPNAAWAAYYAQYYGQQPGGAMAAQNPGAPAAAAPGDQSQAAQASGGQPDYTKAWEEYYKKMGMNQPAGGAAAAPGAAAAQAAAAQAAAAGGGSAAGGQQDYSAAWAEYYRQQAAYYGQGGQAPGQAAAPQQGQQAQ
- the khsrp gene encoding far upstream element-binding protein 2 isoform X1, which gives rise to MSEYGALPTNGVGAGMKKDAFADAVERARQIAAKIGGDGVPIVSNNGGAENYPFASQKRSLEEADEPDAKKLASQSERDSGLSIEAQLAALSQQSVRPSTMTEEYRVPDGMVGLIIGRGGEQINKIQQDSGCKVQIAHDSAGLPDRSVSLTGSPDAIERAKALIDDIVSRGHESTNGQSGSMQEMIIPAGKAGLIIGKGGETIKQLQERAGVKMILIQDGSQPPNIDKPLRIIGDPYKVQQAKEMVNEILRERDHAGFGDRGDYGPRMGGGGGGGGNGGGGNGNGNGGGGGGIDIAVPRHSVGVVIGRSGEMIKKIQSDAGVKIQFKQDDGTGPDKIAHIMGPPDQCQHAASIITDLLQSIRAREEGGQGGPPGPPGAGMPPGGRGRGRGQGNWGPPGGEMTFSIPAHKCGLVIGRGGENVKSINQQTGAFVEISRQPPPNGDPNFKLFTIRGSPQQIDHAKQLIEEKIEGPLCPVGGSPGPGGPGGPMGPYNPNPYNAGPPGGAPHGAAPGGPQFCPQGWGNTYQQWQAPGQHDPSKAAAAADPNAAWAAYYAQYYGQQPGGAMAAQNPGAPAAAAPGDQSQAAQASGGQPDYTKAWEEYYKKMGMNQPAGGAAAAPGAAAAQAAAAQAAAAGGGSAAGGQQDYSAAWAEYYRQQAAYYGQGGQAPGQAAAPQQGQQAQ
- the dcaf15 gene encoding DDB1- and CUL4-associated factor 15 translates to MAPSSKSEKDDGKHKAQRKHKDHVVKLLMRGKLSGQFSQRLFRKLPPRVCVPLKNIVSEEFLRAGHIFLGFTKCGRYVLSYTSDCGEDDDFSFYTYHLYWWEFNLHSRLKQVHHVRLFAGEEIYSDLYLTVCEWPNDHSKIVIFGFNTRSSNSVLMNLMMSDENNRDIYITIASMPPPKPCSVCCPVPSATTIRTGSGECLEHGYVLNSRYQVVYPFPTFQPAFQLKKDQVILLNTSYSLVACGISLCQGKQGQSSQILYTKRAALSSQASVSLSPTSSACSSSSLPQGSPDSRPPPSRPTPLPSSPSQSQAAARAREFAADLFRRAQGGAGKEKEGQVERRTADTGEKEAAQTSADKATNLETRREEQDCRERREEERRTSLPQASTSGGNHSLPPSSEQVMSPASSSSSSTSSPSSPSTPSSSQDVGPSEPGYVNYSCLHYRLQQPGAAEQNTGGAAGYEDDKVQLPFTVTDLKGRNLQLVTEPHDGQSVCVEQLTLDFEYLINEVIRSDAAWAPQFCSFSDYDVVILEVCPETNTVMINIGLLLLAFSTSDEEHCRPNTYHSNLQVSWDLNTGVCCTVGVGDLTEVKGQTSGSVWSSYRKSCVNTVMKWLVPESSSRYINRMTNEALHKGSSLQVLADSDRCTWIVL